From the Agelaius phoeniceus isolate bAgePho1 chromosome 17, bAgePho1.hap1, whole genome shotgun sequence genome, the window GGTTTTCCCGGTTTGTTGCTTTTTTCACTCCTCGGAAAACACTCGGGGTTGGCGCCTCCAGCCCCACCTCCAGCAGAGTGGGGAACGGGGGGTGGCCGAGCGCCCCAGGATCCAGGCTGGGAAcgtcccctccccaggcaggggaTCCCGGGTGCCACCCCAGCAACCCCGCAGCCCCCGAGCCGCGGGAATCGGCCGTGCCAggcggcccggggctgctgggGGACAGGCGGGGGGGGACAGGCGGGGGCCGCCATCCGGGACAGCCGCACGGACTCTGTCCCGGCCTTCAGGGCTGCTCGGTCCAGCAGGGGCAGGACCCGGCGGCGCCTCGGAGCCGCCCCGCGGGTTTTGGGGCAGGTGAGGGGCAGAACGCGGGTGGCACCAGCCGAGCCCCCCAAACACCCgtgcaccccaaaaccccccgcACCCCATGTGTCACATGGATCCCACAGACCCCCTGCCCTACAGGTcccccctgccagcccaggcaccCAGGGCGCCCCAGAACCCCTGCAGCCCACGGACCCCAAGCTTTCCGTGCACCCAGGGCATTCCATGCATCCCacgtgcccagggcagcccacgCTCCCCATGGAGCCCACGCACCCCAAGTGTACCCCCATGCCTCTCAGCACCCCAAGAACCTCCTGCACCCCTCGCAGCCCACTCACACCCAGCCCCGCCattctgggggggggggttggcaGTGATTTCTCGTGGTGGGCAGGACTGACGGTGGAATTAGGGACTTCTTTCCAACTTCTTTCCTACTGGGAACGGCGCACACACCCCAAAAGTCCAGACCACACCCCCTTTCTAGCAGAAGGTGACTATAACTTTTGGGGAAGCCCTAGAGCTGATGGGGGAGCCCTACAGGCGAGTTATAGGGGATTTAAAACTTCGGAGAGAACTTTGGGGGAAACCTACAAGTTTTGGGGAGTATAACTTTGTGAGGAGCTCTGCAACGTTTGAAGAACCCCTGTAACTTATCGGCAGCCCTATAATTTGGCGGGGGTCATCACTTTGGAGCGAATCCCCCAAATTTTAACGCTGCGTGTTTCACCCGGGTAAGTCCGCAGGAGCCGTTGGGAGTTTTGCGGGATGCTCCGCGGTGACGGCATCCCCGCGTTTATTTGGGCAGCACCCAGAATCCCGAGCCGTAACAACAAAATCGCAACTTTCGGGGGTCCTCCGCGACTTTTGGGGAGCCCCGCGAGTTTGGCGGGAAAAGGCGGGGGTGACTTGAGGGCGGCCCCGGGGGTGCCGGCGTGGACTCATTGGTGAGCGGGAGTGACCCGGGCGGCCTGGCGGAGGTGGggtggggttgttttgggggggggggtgttttgttttttgggggggtcccgcGGGCAGCGCGCGCGGCAGGAGGGCGGGGCGCGCGAAGATGGCCGCTGCCGGCGGGGGCGTGGCGCGGCCGGCCAGGGGGGCGCGGCCGGCTCGCGAGGGCGGGGGCGTGGCCGCCGCGAGCGAAGTGGCAGCGGGCCTCGGCCAATCAGCGGCGCTGAGAGCAGCGGCCGCGTTCCAGCCCGCGCGCTCCGGCCAATGGCGCGGCGCTCGGGGGGCGTGGCCCGGCCGGCGCCGACACCGGGGCCGCGCGCGGCGGAGCGCGCTCCCCCCGCCgggccgcggccgctccgcgcATGGaccccccgcgcccgcccgcgGTCCTAatgcccgcccgccgccgccgccgcccgccgccgccgaccgcgccgcccgccgcccgcgccgACCCCGCCAAGGTACcggggggggcggcggcggagACCGGGGTGGGATccgggggaggcggcgggggggCGGTGACAGCTGACAGCGGCCCGCCCGAAACTTTCCCCGCCGGTAAAATGGCGCCGCGATGGGATAAACTTTGGGGGGCGGGAAGTGGGGGGGTTGTGGCGGCGGGGCGCGGAGGGGGGGGGTGGGTCACAGCAGCCGCGCCCCCGGCGGGATCGTCTCGCCTGGATCGCAGCGCTTTGGGATCTTCCCGGGATCTCCCGCCGCGGGgacccgcccggccccgccccagGGAGAGCGGCCGGGATCCGCTTGGTGCGGGATCCGCTTGGAGCGGGATCCGCTTGGTGCTGGATCCCGTGGGATCTCCCCGGAGCGGGATCCGCTCGGTGCCGGAGCCCGGGCAGCGGGTGCCGGTGTCGGGCTGGCCTGGCGGGCACGAGTGCGCTCCCAGCGCTGGGATAGCCGCTGGATCCCGGGTGATCCGCTCAGAGCGGGAAAAACTTGGGGTGTGGATCCACAAGGTGCGGATCTACACCGGCATGTGGGATGTAGGTGCTGCCACCTTAGAGCTGCGTTGCCAGGAGGGTGTCAGGTCCTGGCCCTGTGGAGATCCCTGCTGATGCTCAGCCAGTGGGTGATGGTGCTGGCAGCGGCATCACAGGGGCATCTGGAGAGTGCTCAGGAACTCCTGGCTGGATCCCACTGCGACCTGGCGGGATCCACTTGGGATTTACCCCAGGGGGAGTGGCTGGCAGGGtcccaccacagccctgcccggaGGCGCTGATCCAGCtccccaaacccagctccccAAAACCCAGCTCCGCATCCCACCGAGGCCGTGGGCATCCCTGCGGACCCCAGTGCTCGGGGGGATCCCTGCGGACCCCAGTGCTCGGGGGGATCCCTGCTGCCCGCTGCCGTGTCTCCCGCAGGCTCCGCTGGGACCCGagggctggctgggggagcCGCCGTCGcgccaggaggaggaggccgTGCTGCGGGCGCTGGACGCGGGGCTGGAGCGCTGCCTGGCGCTGCACTCGGCCGTGCAGTGCATCCCCGTGCCCCGGCACAGGTAGGGACACCGTGCAGTGCATCCCCGTGCCCcggcacaggcagggacaccggCACGGCCGACACCCGCCCGCCGGCGCCGGGATTCTTTCTGCAGGAGGACTTTGGCCGCTGTTGGCCATGCCAGGATCCCCGTGGTGAGAGGCTGTCCCGCTGTGGCAGCTCCGGGGACTCCCAGCTGGGAGCATCACCAGGTTATCTGTTTGCAAAATGCTTTTGGGTGCTCTTGacctcttggtttttttttttaatctaaatttttttatagttttttCCCACCTCAAGGAGCTGTTTGGCCTTAGGCAAGCCATCCCTGTGTCTCTAGGCAGGATGCAGCTGCCAGTACCCTCTGGCACAGTGCTGCCCACAGTCATGGAGGGTTGCCCCTGCATGCCACAGGCAGTGGCATTTTGGCAGCttgcctgcactgctgcctgtgccatgcCTGGGGGAGTTCCAGCCAGCTGCTGGATGATCCCTGGAGGGATCAGCAGCATCTTGGGATGCTGCAGGGTGTGGGGCACCTGTGGGTGCCTTTCCACCTGGTGATGCCACCAACATGGTGGGGCCACTGAGACCTTGTGCCACCCCTGTACACCCACACAAACCACCCTGGGGTGGGTGCAGGCCACTGTGGGTGGGAGGTCCTGGCACCTCAGTGGGGGAGGGAAAGTAACAGAGGGTCCCAGGGGCCTgtccatcctgacacagccccctgTGCTCTTGTTGGCAGGAAGCTCTCGGGCAAGGCAGGCATTGATGAGGTGATGGCAGCTGCGGTGCTCACCAGCCTCTCCGCCAGCCCCCTGGTGCTTGGGCACCCACCGGCCACTCATGCCACAGGTAAGagcatgtccctgtccccccatccctggaCGTGTGTCCCACAGCAGGACCTgaccttcctcttcctcctcctcaccagAGCCTGGCAGTGAGGTCTGGAAGGAGGCTCCTGCCAtgtcctccagctgcagcagcagcagcaacaccaGCGGGGACTGGAGCTGGGACCCCTCCAGCGACCGATCCACCCCCTCCACCCCCTCACCCCCCCTCTCCAGCCACGTCCCCAGCACCTTCCTGCCTGGCCCACTCCCAGATGAGGGCCCTGATGAGCCCGACGGCACCCACTTCGTCTTTGGAGAGCCCACCCCACGGAAGAGGAAGGTGGGATGAAGCTGGGGATGATGATGGGGGTGAAGCTGGGTTTTGGGAATAGTAAGGATGGAGATGAAGAAGAGGATGAGGTTAAGGATGGGGATGACAGTTGGGATGAgtttgggaatggggagagtGAGGATGGAGATGAGAATAAGGATGTCATTTGGGGTGGGAATGAAGAGGATGAGGTTGGAGATAGGGATGAGAGCTGTGATGAGTTTGGGGATGTGGGTGATGATGGGGGTAAGGTTGGGGATGAAAATGAGGATGGTATTTGTGCTGGGATGACAGTGGGGCTGGAGATGAGGCTGGgcatgaggatgaggatggggatggggctgccagcCTCACACCTCTCTCCTGCAGAACTCCACCAAGGTGATGTTCAAGTGCTTGTGGAAGAGCTGCGGCAAagtcctcagcagctcctcagggatgcAGAAGCACATCCGA encodes:
- the SLC2A4RG gene encoding SLC2A4 regulator, which encodes MDPPRPPAVLMPARRRRRPPPPTAPPAARADPAKAPLGPEGWLGEPPSRQEEEAVLRALDAGLERCLALHSAVQCIPVPRHRKLSGKAGIDEVMAAAVLTSLSASPLVLGHPPATHATEPGSEVWKEAPAMSSSCSSSSNTSGDWSWDPSSDRSTPSTPSPPLSSHVPSTFLPGPLPDEGPDEPDGTHFVFGEPTPRKRKNSTKVMFKCLWKSCGKVLSSSSGMQKHIRTMHLGRKADLEQSDGEEDFYYTELDVDVEALTDGLSSLTPVSPTSSVPPAFPGPEAPLPPALPILELALASPCSPPGPPGRCHVHTDHAYQGCRTPPRPPVSPTVPTPPPPKPPAVPRRPRGEAKKCRKVYGMEHREMWCTACRWKKACQRFLD